The stretch of DNA CGCGCGGCTGCTCATGGTGGGCGCGCGGCCGGAACGTGAGGGCCTGGCACGCGAGTTCGGCGCCACCGAGTTCCGTACCGCGCGGGACCCGCTGCCCGAGGGCGAGTTCGATGTGGTGATCGAGGCCGCGGGAGGCCCGTCGGCTGCGGGGAGCGCCGCCGCGTTGGCGCGCGGGGGCGGCCGACTGGTGCTCACCGGGCTGCCCGAGGCCGGCACGGCGTCGCTCGATCCCGCCGGGCTGGTGACGGGCCAGTTGGAGGTGCGCACCGTCTTCGGCGCACCGCCCGCCGCCTGGGCACACGCCGTACGCGCCTTCGGCTCTGGGCTGCTGCGCACCCTGCCGCTGGTCACCCATGAGCTGCCTCTCGACGGCTTCGGGAAGGCCATGGAGCTGATGGGACCGGACGGTCCGGGGGTCGGGAAGGTCCTGCTGAGGCCCTAGTCCTGCTCAGGCCCTGACCCGGGCTGCGGCCTCCCTTGATCGGCCCCCGGCGTCCCGCAGTCGGCCGGGAAAGAGCCGGGGAGCACCCGCTCAGGAACGCCGGACCGCCGGGACCGGCACGACCAGTCTCGATCGTTCTCGGTATCTCGTCCGGGACACGAACGCCGTACGAGATATCGAACGCGCGCACCCGTCCACCCGACCGGCCACGTACCGGAACAGCGCTTGAGAACGCCAGAACACATGAACGCCTGAACGCCTGAACGCCTGAACACCGGAACGCCTGAACACCGGAACAGAGGACTCACGTGCCCGCATCTCCCGCGCGCTCAGCGCCGCCCTCCCCTCCTTCCCCCCGCAGCCCCGGTGACCGGGCCCTGGGGACGCTCGGCTTCGGGGCCCCCGCGCCCGATCCTGCCGACGCCTCCCCGCACGTGTTCCCCGACGGGGGCCTGTGGCGTACCGAAGTCCCCTCCGTGGAGGGGCCCGAGGCCCTGGACGTGGTCCTCAAGGAGTCGGAGCGCCTGAGCGTTCCCGTGCACAGGATCAGTCAGGGCAGCGGCGTCTGGATGCTGACCGACGGCGAGATCACCGAGATGGTGAACGCCTGTGAGGCGCGCGGGATCGAACTGTGCCTGTTCACGGGGCCGCGCGGCACATGGGACATCGGCGCGTCGACCCGCAGTGACTCGCGCGGCGGCGGGCTTCGGGCGCGCGGCCACGACGCCGTCGCGGGTTGCGTCGAGGACGCCGTACGGGCCACCGCTCTCGGGGTGCGGTGCCTGCTCGTCGCCGACGAGGGTGTGCTCTGGCTGCTGCACCGGCTGCGCGCGGACGGCACCCTGCCCGCGGACACCACGTTCAAGGTCTCCGCGCTGATCGGACCGGTCAACCCGGCCTCGTACACCGTTTTCGAGGGGCTCGGGGCGGACTCCCTGAACATCCCCTCGGACCTCACGCTCCAGCACCTCACCGAGATCCGCCGGGCGAGCCGCGCCCCGATGGACCTCTATCTGGAAGCACCCGACGACCTGGGAGGCTACGTCCGGATGTACGACGCCGCCGAACTGATCAGGCGCGGCGCACCGCTGTATCTCAAGTTCGGCCTCTCCAAGGCCCCTGGTATCTACCCGTACGGCGCCCATCTCCGCGATCTCACCCTCGACACCGCGCGTGAGCGGGTGCGCAGGGGGCGCCTCGCCCTCGACCTGCTGGCCCGTCTGGGCGCCGAAGGCGGGATGTCGCCACTCGGTTCCCGGTCCCCCGGCGAGTTGCGGCGCTTCCCCCTCCCTGAAGGGAACTGACCCATGACCACTCCATCCACTCCATCCACCCCACCGACGCCCTCGTCGTCGCCGCGGCGACGGCCCGGCCGGGTCGCCAAGGGGGTGCGGCTCACCGCGGGCGCCGCCCTGGTCGCGCTGCTCGCCGGATCGCTCGCCGCCTGCGGCCAGGAGGCCAGGGGCGGCAGCCGCTACAAGGCGGACGAGGGCAAGGGCGGCACGATCGGGCTCGCGATGCCCACCAAGTCGTCAGAGCGCTGGATAGCCGACGGCAAGAACATGGCCAAGCAGTTCCAGAAGGCCGGCTACAGGACGGACCTCCAGTACGGCGACGACAAGGTGGAGAACCAGGTCGCCCAGATCGAGAACATGATCACCAAGGGCCACCGGCTGCTGGTGGTCGCCGCCATCGACGGATCGGCCCTCACCGACGTACTGCACAGGGCGCAGGACGCGGGCATCAAGGTGATCGCGTACGACCGGCTGATCATGGGCACACCGGACGTCGACTACTACGCGTCCTTCGACAACGAGCGCGTCGGCGAGCTCCAGGCGTCGTACATCGTCGACAAGTTGAAGCTGCCGAAGAACCCGTCGAAGAAGCCGGACGAGACGTACTCGCTGGAGCTGTTCGCGGGTTCGCCCGACGACAACAACACGAAGTTCTTCTGGAGCGGCGCCATGAAGGTGCTGAAGCCCTACCTCGACAGCGGGTCGCTCGTCGTACGCTCCAAGCAGACGAAGATGAGCCAGGCCACGACGCTCCGCTGGGACGGCGGCACCGCCCAGAAGCGCATGGACGACCTGCTCAGCAAGAACTACGGCGAGCGGCGCGTGGACGCCGTCCTCTCCCCGTACGACGGCATCTCCATCGGCGTCATCTCGGCCCTGAAGAGCGCGGGTTACGGCTCGAA from Streptomyces tsukubensis encodes:
- the chvE gene encoding multiple monosaccharide ABC transporter substrate-binding protein yields the protein MTTPSTPSTPPTPSSSPRRRPGRVAKGVRLTAGAALVALLAGSLAACGQEARGGSRYKADEGKGGTIGLAMPTKSSERWIADGKNMAKQFQKAGYRTDLQYGDDKVENQVAQIENMITKGHRLLVVAAIDGSALTDVLHRAQDAGIKVIAYDRLIMGTPDVDYYASFDNERVGELQASYIVDKLKLPKNPSKKPDETYSLELFAGSPDDNNTKFFWSGAMKVLKPYLDSGSLVVRSKQTKMSQATTLRWDGGTAQKRMDDLLSKNYGERRVDAVLSPYDGISIGVISALKSAGYGSKSDPLPVVTGQDGELASVKSIIRGEQTQTVFKDTRELAAQAVRMGNAVLTGEKPRVNNTKDYDNGEKIVPSYLLKPVSIDKSNTQLLVDEGYFTAGQLK